Within Actinoplanes sp. L3-i22, the genomic segment GTCGCTGCGGCAGAGCCCGGTCGCCATCACCCGCACCACCACCGCGCCGGGCGGGGCGACCGGATCGGCCACCTTCCGGACCTCGGGCTGGGCTCGGACGGCATCGAGGACCACGGCACGCATCCCGTCATCCTGTCAGGCCGGGGCGGTACGGTGCGCAGATGTCCGACGTCGTGATCGTCGAGCACGGATCGGTGACCGAGATCCGGCTCAACCGGGTCGCCGCCCGCAACGCGCTCTCCACCGGGCTGGCCGAGCGGCTCGCGGCGGAGGCCGCGGCGGTGGGGGAGTCCGGGGCTCGCGCGGTGGTGCTCAGCTCGGCGGCGCCCGGCGCGTTCTGTGTCGGCGCCGACCTGAAAGAGCGGGACGGTCTGGACGATGCCGGCTTCCTGGCCCAGCGGGTGGTGTTCCGGCGGCTCTTCGCGAGCATCCTGCACCTGTGCGTTCCGGTGGTGGCGGCGGTGCACGGTTACGCGCTCGGCGGTGGGTACGAGCTGGCGCTGTCCTGCGATCTGATCGTCGCGGACGAGACCGCCGTGGTCGGGCTGCCCGAGGTGCGGGTCGGCATCGTGCCCGGTGGTGGCGGCACCCAGCTGTTGCCGCGCCGCGTCGGGCAGGGGATCGCCACCGATCTGATCCTGACCGGCCGGCATGTTCGGGCGGCCGAGGCGGAGCGGTTGCGTCTGGTCGACCGGGTGGTCCCGGCCGGTTCCGCGACCTCGGCGGCCCTTGAGCTGGCCGCTCAGATCGCCGGGAACTCGCCGGTGGCGGTCACGAACGCGCGCACGGCGATTCGCCGGGGTCTCGACGTCGACCTGTCGTCGGGCCTGGAGATCGAGGATGCGGCGTGGCGTTCGGCGGTGCTCTCCAACGATCGGCGCGAGGGCGTCCGCGCCTTCGTCGAACGCCGCCCACCGGTCTGGCCGACCTGACCCTGCTGACCTGACCTGACCGCCTGCCGGCCTGGCCGAGCTGACCGGCCGTGCGGGGCCGGTCTGCGGTGATCGGCCCGCGTCTTTGTTGCCTTTGTTGCCTTTGTTGCCGACCCGGCGGGCGTGGGTCTACCGCCGTACCGAAATGATTTGCTCTTAAATGGTCTTGGGTGTTGCCGAACGACGCAGAGTGACTGCCGCCGCGACCACCGGGATCATGCAGACCGCCTGGGCGATCGTGTACCAGATCGGGCATACGCCGGGGATCAGATCGACCCCGACGATCGCGATCGGCATGATGACCGTCACCGTGCGGACCCGATCGACCGCTCCCGCCCTGGTCATCACATACAGCGTGACGGCGACGGCCGGCAGGAGGAACCCGCGAACCCACATGAACGTGTTGACGGTGTGACCACTCGCGGCCATCGCGATCACCGCCCCGAGGGCGAAGACACTGAGCGCGGCGAATTCCTTGAAGTACTGCTTGGCGTTGTTCATGCCGATAACGCTACGGAGCGTGAAGCCTCTCCAGAATCCGTCTGGCCGCCCGTCCGGGTGGGCCTGGACCCACTCCCGCCCCGGACCAGGATCAGGTCTGTTGGGCCCGTCTTACGACGCAGTCCCGGTCGGCGCTGAGCGAGCCGATGGCCGCAACAGCGTTGTGCGGCATGCGCCACGAGCACGGAGAACTTCGCGGCCGACGGTCAGGCCATCGCAACTGCTCGACGGCCAGCAGAGCTGCCAACGCAATCATCTGCCGATGAGCGGATGCCGCTCGGAGGCCGGCAGGCGGGTGAAGGTGGCCCTGCGCTCACACCTGGGGCCGACGCACATGAGATGACAATCGCGCCCCGGGAGCGAGGTCGTCTCGCCAATAGCGATAGACGAGGCCCATCACGACCTCGGCTGTTTCTGCCGCGATGAGACAGGGGAGAAGGCCCTCCCACTCCAACGACTCGACGTCGAAGGCCACGATCACCGGTGGTTCCTCGCCGACATAGCGACGCACCAACGTGCGTTCGGCCAGAGTAGGTTGCCGGAATTGAGGGTCAGAGAACTGCGTCGGACATGCCAGGTAAGCGACGTCGGTGAAGATGACCTCGAGGCCGTGGTGATATGTCAGGTCGTTGTCGGCGGCCAGCAGTAGTCGCGAGCCGTCGAAATCATGAATATCCCAGTCCCACGTGGACGCACCCTCGGGAAGATCAAGCACGCCATGATTGTCGCATCGACGATCATGGCGCCACGCCGAGGGAACGTCCGGATCTGCCGCGGAGCGGGCGCTGCTGAGGGCACCAGTCGACCCAGGCGGTCGGACCGTGCCGGCGAGTTGGTTGTACAGGTGCTTTCACTCGCAGACGCAGAGTTGAAGCGGCGAATCCCTGGCAAATGGCCGACGCGTCCAGTCGCCGAAGCGCTCGACGAGCCGAAGGCCGCCGAGCGAGACGAGCAGCGGCAACTCCTGCGGGAAGATGCTCCTGATCTCAATCGATGCGACCACGAAATCAGGCTCGGCGTCGGTCGAGAGGTACCACGTTCCGCGGGTCACTTGCGCGGACGCATCGTAGATCTCGGCGACATCGACGCTGACATTGCCACGGTCAGGATCCACGAACGACAGCGACTCCCGGGTGCGCCGCACGCCATCGGCGTCTGCAAGGAGGCACACGCTCGGGTTGAATACATCAAGGACGAACCGTGCTCCGGGCGCCAGGTGTCGTCGAATCGACCGGAAGCAGCTCGCCAGATCCTCAGTTTCATGCAGATGCAGCAGGGAATTGGCCGCGATGAACACGAAGTCGAAGGTGCGGCCGAGATCGAAGGCCCGCATGTCGCCCTGCACCCATTCCACTGTTACACCGCGCTCTTCCGCTTTACGCTGAGCCTCAGCCAGCATCTCCGCCGAGAAATCCAGGCCGACACACGAACGCCCGTCGGACGCGATGGGGATCAGCTTGTGCCCCGTGCCGCACCCGAGTTCCAACACGCTCCCGCCCTGCCGGAGGGCCTCGGCGCGGTAGAAGTCGACTGCGGGCCCGCCGCCCGGAAACATCAAGTCGTACAGCCTCGCCTGCGAGTAGAACGCTTCGCTCATCCAGCGCCCGTCCTTTCCGACGATGTTCCTGCCAGCACACGATGATTGCTTGGCTCATCCTGGCTGACACCAATGTTTTGGCACCATCGGTTAACGGTGAACGGCTCCCACAAGCAATCCCGGGTGACGCCGCGGCGCATCCGCTCGTGCCGCGGTGAGTGGCGCTGCGTTTGCCCTGCCTGGGTGCTATGTAGGAGTGAGCAGGGTTTGGTGAGTCGGTCGGGCGTCGGCCAGCGCGTTGGCGGCGGCGTCGTGAACACGTTGCGGCGGCTCGCGGGGGCTGGTAGTTTCCGAGCGAGCCCCGTATGGGCCTACGCATGGAGGTAGTGGCTTTCCAGCCCCTCACAGGACCGGCATCTGTCGGCACCTGATCGCAGACGTTGACTCCTGATCCACAGGTGAAGTCTGCGTTTGCCACCGCGTACGGCTTGCGGGGTTTCTTTGTGCCTGTCCCGGGCTGGGAGTCGTCCTCCATCCGACCACACATGAGGATGGGAATCGCATGACGGAAACGTACGGTAATTTCGATGTCAATGAATTTCAGCGGCGCATCATCGAGGAGTTTCGCGAGAACGGCGGCAAGGTCGGCGGAATGTTCCAGGACGCCACGCTGGCGCTGCTGACGACCATCGGCGCGCGGACGGGTGAGCAGCGCACCGTGCCGCTCGGCTATCTGGAGATCGACGGGAAATCGATCGT encodes:
- a CDS encoding class I SAM-dependent methyltransferase, with translation MSEAFYSQARLYDLMFPGGGPAVDFYRAEALRQGGSVLELGCGTGHKLIPIASDGRSCVGLDFSAEMLAEAQRKAEERGVTVEWVQGDMRAFDLGRTFDFVFIAANSLLHLHETEDLASCFRSIRRHLAPGARFVLDVFNPSVCLLADADGVRRTRESLSFVDPDRGNVSVDVAEIYDASAQVTRGTWYLSTDAEPDFVVASIEIRSIFPQELPLLVSLGGLRLVERFGDWTRRPFARDSPLQLCVCE
- a CDS encoding enoyl-CoA hydratase/isomerase family protein, encoding MSDVVIVEHGSVTEIRLNRVAARNALSTGLAERLAAEAAAVGESGARAVVLSSAAPGAFCVGADLKERDGLDDAGFLAQRVVFRRLFASILHLCVPVVAAVHGYALGGGYELALSCDLIVADETAVVGLPEVRVGIVPGGGGTQLLPRRVGQGIATDLILTGRHVRAAEAERLRLVDRVVPAGSATSAALELAAQIAGNSPVAVTNARTAIRRGLDVDLSSGLEIEDAAWRSAVLSNDRREGVRAFVERRPPVWPT